The Pseudomonas eucalypticola genome has a window encoding:
- the otnI gene encoding 2-oxo-tetronate isomerase, with the protein MPRFAANLSMLYPQHDFLDRFAAASADGFEAVEYLFPYDYSAAELKQRLDDNGLVQALFNAPPGDWAKGERGTASLPGREAEFRAGFERALDYAAVLGNTRVHVMAGLLPSEADRARHHGVYLENLAFATAQAAKAGVTVLLEPINTRDMPGFFLNRQDQAHAICREVGAANLKVQFDFYHCQIVEGDLAVKLRRDLAGIGHIQIAGVPDRNEPDVGEVNFPYLLQLIDGLGYDGWVGCEYRPKADTSEGLEWLRRWRALQRP; encoded by the coding sequence ATGCCTCGCTTTGCCGCCAACCTCAGCATGCTGTACCCGCAACATGACTTCCTCGACCGCTTCGCCGCCGCCAGCGCCGATGGGTTCGAGGCCGTGGAATACCTGTTCCCCTATGACTACAGCGCCGCCGAACTGAAGCAGCGCCTGGATGACAACGGCCTGGTACAGGCGCTGTTCAACGCGCCGCCCGGTGACTGGGCCAAGGGTGAGCGCGGCACTGCCAGCTTGCCTGGCCGCGAGGCCGAGTTCCGCGCCGGCTTCGAGCGCGCGCTGGACTATGCCGCAGTGCTGGGCAACACGCGGGTGCACGTCATGGCTGGCTTGCTGCCTTCGGAAGCCGACCGCGCCCGCCACCACGGGGTGTACCTGGAAAACCTGGCGTTCGCCACCGCCCAGGCGGCCAAGGCCGGGGTCACCGTGCTGCTGGAGCCGATCAATACCCGTGATATGCCCGGCTTTTTCCTCAACCGCCAGGACCAGGCCCACGCGATCTGCCGCGAAGTGGGCGCGGCGAACCTCAAGGTGCAGTTCGATTTCTACCACTGCCAGATCGTCGAAGGCGACCTGGCCGTCAAGCTGCGCCGTGACCTGGCTGGCATCGGCCATATCCAGATCGCCGGGGTACCGGACCGCAACGAGCCTGACGTGGGCGAAGTGAACTTCCCCTACCTGCTTCAGTTGATCGACGGACTGGGCTATGACGGCTGGGTAGGCTGCGAATACCGGCCCAAGGCCGACACCAGCGAAGGCCTGGAATGGCTGCGTCGCTGGCGCGCGTTGCAGCGGCCATAA
- a CDS encoding SLC13 family permease, producing the protein MSPLLLMTIAGAGIAVLLLLVLKFKFQPFVALMLVSIVVALVAGVKAQDLVATIEGGMGKTLGHIAIIIALGAMIGRIIELSGGAEALAKTLIARFGNRRTPLALTVAGFMVGIPVFFEVGVIILMPLAYGVARAARKPLLIFALPMCAALLSVHAFLPPHPGAVAAAAQLGADLGRVLMFGLPIVGVLCLLGYFIAGRMTRRVYPMTDDIRAEVYGPHVSNADLVAWAKGDYTHTSEAAHAKTLGLEESASSLAARLPAAPAPGFGLIIALILLPILLILMGTLATTLLPLESGLRSVMTVLGAPLVALLLDTLLCAWLLGSRRGWSRSQVSDVIGSALPGVAMVILIAGAGGVFGKVLVDTGIGAVVSEALRNTGLPVLALGFILTLLLRAVQGSTTVALVTTAGILSPLIATLNLSANHLALLCLAMGGGGLAMSHINDAGYWMFTKLAGLNVADGLRTWTVLVTVLGTLGFFMTLLLWPFV; encoded by the coding sequence ATGAGCCCTCTGTTGCTGATGACCATCGCGGGTGCCGGCATTGCCGTGCTGTTGCTGCTGGTGCTCAAGTTCAAGTTCCAGCCGTTCGTGGCGCTGATGCTGGTGAGCATCGTCGTTGCCCTGGTTGCCGGGGTAAAAGCCCAGGACCTGGTCGCCACCATCGAAGGCGGCATGGGCAAGACCTTGGGCCACATCGCCATCATCATCGCGTTAGGCGCCATGATCGGCCGGATCATCGAGCTGTCGGGCGGGGCTGAAGCCTTGGCCAAGACCCTGATTGCCCGGTTCGGCAACCGGCGTACGCCACTGGCCCTGACCGTGGCGGGTTTCATGGTGGGTATCCCGGTGTTTTTCGAGGTGGGGGTCATTATCCTCATGCCGCTGGCGTACGGTGTCGCCCGGGCGGCGCGCAAACCGCTGCTGATCTTCGCCCTGCCCATGTGCGCGGCGCTGCTGTCGGTGCACGCGTTTTTGCCCCCGCACCCCGGTGCCGTGGCTGCCGCGGCGCAGTTGGGGGCCGACCTGGGCCGGGTGCTGATGTTTGGCTTGCCCATTGTCGGCGTGCTGTGCCTGCTGGGTTATTTCATCGCCGGACGGATGACGCGCCGGGTGTACCCGATGACCGATGACATCCGTGCCGAAGTGTATGGCCCGCACGTCAGCAACGCCGACCTGGTGGCCTGGGCCAAGGGCGACTACACCCACACCAGCGAGGCGGCGCACGCCAAGACCCTGGGCCTGGAGGAGAGCGCCAGCAGCCTGGCCGCGCGCCTGCCGGCTGCACCGGCACCCGGGTTCGGCCTGATCATCGCCCTGATCCTGCTGCCGATTCTGCTGATTCTGATGGGCACCCTGGCCACGACGTTGTTGCCGCTGGAGTCGGGCCTGCGCAGTGTCATGACCGTGCTCGGCGCGCCCCTGGTGGCGCTGCTGCTGGACACGCTGCTGTGTGCCTGGTTGCTGGGCTCGCGCCGCGGCTGGAGCCGCAGCCAGGTGTCGGATGTGATCGGCTCGGCCTTGCCAGGCGTGGCCATGGTGATTTTGATCGCCGGCGCCGGGGGCGTATTCGGCAAAGTACTGGTGGACACCGGTATTGGTGCGGTAGTGTCCGAAGCGCTGCGCAATACCGGCTTGCCGGTGTTGGCCCTGGGCTTCATCCTGACGCTGCTGTTGCGCGCTGTGCAAGGCTCTACCACGGTGGCGCTGGTGACCACCGCCGGCATTCTCAGCCCGTTGATCGCCACCCTGAACCTGAGCGCCAACCATCTGGCCCTGCTGTGCCTGGCCATGGGCGGTGGCGGCCTGGCGATGTCGCACATCAACGACGCCGGCTACTGGATGTTCACCAAGCTGGCCGGGCTGAACGTGGCCGACGGCCTGCGCACCTGGACCGTGCTGGTAACGGTGCTGGGCACCCTGGGCTTTTTCATGACGCTGCTGCTGTGGCCGTTTGTCTGA
- a CDS encoding aldolase, whose translation MSQESALREEICDIGRLLFGRGYTVGSAGNISARLDDGWLITPTDACLGRLDPARIAKVNLAGDWVSGDKPSKTLALHRQVYDRNPGVGGVVHTHSTHLVALTLAGVWRPDSILPPITPYQVMKVGPIPLIAYERPGSPLVADQVALLANSVRGVMLERLGPVIWEASVAKAAYALEELEETARLWLMTEPKPDALDAAALEALRVTFGARW comes from the coding sequence ATGAGCCAGGAAAGCGCACTGCGCGAGGAAATCTGCGACATCGGCCGGCTGCTGTTCGGCCGTGGCTACACGGTGGGCAGCGCCGGCAACATCAGCGCGCGCCTGGACGACGGCTGGCTGATCACCCCCACCGACGCTTGCCTGGGCCGCCTGGACCCGGCGCGTATCGCCAAGGTCAACCTGGCGGGCGACTGGGTGTCCGGTGACAAACCCTCCAAGACCCTGGCCCTGCACCGCCAGGTCTACGACCGCAACCCGGGCGTGGGCGGGGTGGTGCATACCCATTCCACGCATTTGGTGGCATTGACCTTGGCGGGTGTATGGCGCCCGGACAGTATCTTGCCCCCCATTACCCCCTATCAAGTGATGAAGGTGGGGCCCATTCCGTTGATCGCCTACGAACGGCCGGGCTCGCCCTTGGTGGCCGACCAGGTGGCGTTGCTGGCCAACAGCGTGCGCGGGGTGATGCTCGAGCGCCTGGGGCCGGTGATCTGGGAGGCGTCGGTGGCCAAGGCCGCCTACGCCCTGGAAGAACTGGAAGAGACCGCCCGCCTGTGGCTGATGACCGAACCCAAACCCGACGCACTGGACGCAGCGGCCCTTGAAGCATTGCGCGTGACCTTCGGTGCGCGCTGGTAG